A genome region from Cucumis sativus cultivar 9930 chromosome 4, Cucumber_9930_V3, whole genome shotgun sequence includes the following:
- the LOC101221321 gene encoding aldehyde dehydrogenase family 3 member F1, which yields MEASLEVLRESFKNGRTRSYEWRIKQLSSLIQFIHDKENTIFEALYQDLGKHPVEIFRDEVGIVLKSANNALSSLHKWMAPKKKPLPLLFFPAKGEVLSEPFGLVLIISSWNFPLSLSLDPLIGAISAGNTAVLKPSEYAPVFSSFLVATLPLYLDDKAIKVVEGGADVSEQLLQYKWDKIFFTGSPRVARIVSSAAAKHLTPVTLELGGKCPAIFDYSSVHSNMKVAAKRIVGGKWGPCAGQACIGIDYVLVEDKFASELIESLKRILKKFYGENSKNSTSIARIVNDKNVERISNLLKDPKVAASIVHGGSMDKEKLFIEPTILLNPPLYADIMTEEIFGPLLPIITLNKIEESIEFINARPKPLALYAFTGDETLKKRILYETSSGSVTFNDTMVQFVCDSLPFGGVGQSGSGSYHGKYSFDTFSHEKAVMQRSFLIELEPRYPPWNDFKLKFIRLAYRYDYFGLALLLLGLKK from the exons ATGGAAGCCAGTTTGGAAGTGCTAAGAGAAAGCTTCAAAAATGGAAGAACAAGAAGTTATGAATGGAGGATAAAGCAGCTGAGTTCATTGATTCAGTTCATTCATGACAAAGAAAACACCATTTTTGAAGCCCTTTATCAAGATCTTGGCAAACATCCTGTCGAAATTTTTAGAGATGAg GTTGGAATTGTTCTGAAATCTGCAAACAATGCTCTTTCTTCTTTACACAAATGGATGGCTCCTAAAAAG AAACCTTTGCCATTACTCTTCTTCCCAGCAAAAGGAGAGGTTTTGTCTGAACCATTTGGTTTGGTCCTCATAATTTCATCATGGAATTTCCCCCTTT CTTTGTCATTGGATCCGTTAATCGGAGCGATATCGGCAGGCAATACGgcggttttaaaaccgtcggAATATGCTCCGgttttctcctcttttcttGTTGCAACACTCCCTCTTTACCTTGACGATAAAGCCATCAAGGTTGTGGAGGGTGGAGCTGATGTTTCTGAACAACTTTTACAGTATAAGTGGGATAAGATCTTCTTCACTG GGAGTCCAAGGGTAGCTAGGATTGTGTCGTCTGCAGCCGCAAAGCATTTAACTCCTGTTACTTTAGAGCTTGGGGGAAAATGCCCTGCAATCTTTGATTACTCCTCTGTCCATTCCAATATGAAG GTAGCGGCCAAGAGAATCGTTGGAGGAAAATGGGGGCCGTGCGCCGGACAGGCGTGCATAGGGATAGATTATGTGCTTGTGGAGGATAAGTTTGCTTCAGAATTG ATCGAGTCATTAAAGAGAATACTCAAGAAGTTTTATGGTGAAAACTCGAAAAACTCAACGAGTATAGCTCGAATtgttaatgataaaaatgttgaaagaaTAAGCAATCTTCTTAAAGACCCAAAAGTTGCTGCTTCCATCGTCCATGGTGGTTCTATGGACAAAGAGAAACT CTTCATTGAACCAACAATATTGTTGAATCCTCCACTCTACGCCGATATCATGACCGAAGAAATCTTCGGTCCCCTGTTACCGATAATCACA TTgaacaaaattgaagagaGCATTGAGTTCATCAATGCAAGACCGAAACCTCTCGCTCTATACGCCTTCACGGGAGACGAAACTCTCAAGAAACGAATTTTGTACGAAACATCATCAGGAAGTGTCACATTCAATGATACCATGGTTCAG TTTGTGTGTGATTCGTTACCGTTCGGCGGTGTTGGTCAGAGCGGTTCCGGGAGTTACCACGGCAAGTATTCATTTGATACATTCAGCCATGAAAAGGCAGTGATGCAGAGAAGCTTTTTGATAGAACTCGAGCCACGATATCCACCATGGAATGATTTCAAGCTAAAGTTCATTAGATTGGCATACCGATACGACTACTTTGGGCTGGCACTGCTGCTTTTGGGGTTAAAGAAGTAG
- the LOC101221557 gene encoding receptor-like protein 35, protein MGSLYLPLFPLLMALLLSVQSKTYWEDTQVLKQLKNALDPTSISSGSCVDSWDFSLDPCDSLFSQKFTCGFRCDAVVSGVSRVTELNLDQAGYSGSLSSVFWNLPFLQTLDLSNNFFSGSIPDSFSNLTRLRSLSLSTNMFSGEVPPSIGSLSALEELYLNGNGFNGSVPASFVGLVSLQRLELQSNGFTGVFPDLGVLKNLYYLDGSDNGFSGELPAVLPPSLVQLSMRNNSFEGVVPSSIRDLVNLQVVDLSHNRFSGSVPAVLFEHPSLEQLTLSFNQFSAMETPVSDGIRSGLIAVDLSDNEITGFLPPFLALMPKLSALSLENNNFTGMIPILYAFKTTAPEPGISPFVRLLLGGNYLSGPIPEPLRRMKADSATVRLAGNCLFWCPTLFFFCQGGEQKSPVECRSAGPIIP, encoded by the coding sequence ATGGGTTCTCTCTATCTCCctctttttccccttttaatggctcttcttctttctgtACAATCCAAGACCTATTGGGAGGATACCCAAGTCCTCAAACAGCTCAAGAATGCTTTGGACCCAACTTCCATCTCCTCTGGTTCTTGTGTAGATTCTTGGGATTTTTCTCTCGACCCATGTGACAGTCTCTTCAGCCAGAAATTCACATGTGGTTTCCGGTGCGATGCTGTAGTCTCCGGCGTTTCTCGTGTCACTGAGCTCAACCTCGACCAGGCAGGTTACTCTGGCTCTCTTTCCTCTGTTTTCTGGAACCTCCCTTTCCTGCAAACGCTCGATTTGTCTAACAATTTCTTCTCTGGTTCGATTCCTGACTCTTTCTCCAATTTAACTCGGTTGCGTTCACTGAGTCTCTCTACTAACATGTTTTCCGGCGAGGTGCCACCGTCAATCGGGTCGCTCTCTGCTTTGGAAGAGCTGTATTTGAATGGAAATGGGTTTAACGGTTCTGTTCCTGCGAGTTTTGTTGGGCTTGTTAGTTTGCAGCGGTTGGAACTGCAGTCGAATGGTTTCACTGGTGTGTTTCCTGATTTGGGggttttgaagaatttgtattatttagaTGGAAGTGATAATGGGTTTTCCGGGGAGCTTCCGGCTGTTCTTCCGCCATCATTGGTTCAATTATCGATGAGGAACAATAGCTTTGAAGGTGTGGTTCCAAGTAGTATTAGGGATTTGGTTAATCTTCAAGTTGTGGATCTGAGTCACAACCGATTCAGTGGCTCTGTTCCGGCGGTTCTATTTGAACATCCATCTTTAGAGCAACTTACGCTCTCTTTCAACCAATTCTCCGCCATGGAAACCCCCGTTTCTGACGGCATTCGTAGTGGGCTTATCGCCGTTGATTTGAGCGACAACGAAATTACCGGATTTCTGCCGCCGTTCCTGGCGTTAATGCCGAAGCTCTCAGCATTGTCACTGGAGAACAACAACTTCACTGGAATGATTCCGATTCTCTACGCCTTCAAAACCACCGCACCGGAGCCTGGAATCTCGCCGTTCGTGAGACTATTGTTGGGCGGTAACTACCTGTCCGGCCCAATCCCAGAACCGTTACGACGAATGAAAGCCGACTCCGCCACCGTCCGACTCGCTGGAAACTGCCTGTTTTGGTGTCCAACATTGTTCTTCTTCTGTCAAGGAGGGGAGCAAAAATCCCCCGTGGAATGCCGGAGCGCCGGCCCAATAATCCCATAA